GTGGTCGATGAGTTGGATTCCCGGCTTCATCCGTCCCTTACCCGCAAGATTGTCGAATTGTTCAACTCAAAGGAACTGAACCCCAATAATGCGCAGTTAATCTTCGTCGCGCACGACATCAATTTGCTCGATCCGGCGTTGTTGCGTCGTGACCAGATTTATTTTACTGAAAAGAATATGGATGGCGAAACCTCTCTCTATTCCTTGATTAATATTGGTGGGGTGCGCAACGATGTCTCTTACGAAAAGGAATATATGAAGGGCAAATACGGTGCCCTGCCTTACCTTGCGAATTTCAATGTCCATCCCCATGAGCCGAATCAAGAAAACCGATGAGAAAAAGCCATGGGCAGGAAAGAAGCTAGAAAGAGACCTGTCGATCAAACGGCAGGTTAAGAATACCTTTCTCATCTATTGCGAGGGTGCGAATACAGAGCCTGAATACTTCAAGGCCTTCCCGGTGAATACGGAAACGATCGTTCTTGCGATAGGTCTTGGTATGAGCCGTAGCTCACTTGTTAAGGAAATCATTCGTCGTGTTTCGGAACAGGGATATCTTGAGGGTCAGCCCAATTTTGACGAGGATCGTCAGATTTGGTGTGCTTTTGACCGGGATGATCGTGGCTTGCCGGGAGAGGACGAGGATTTTGACGAGGCGGTTCGACTAGCCAGGGAGCATAGCCTGCATGTCGCGTATTCGAATGATGCATTCGAGCTCTGGTTTTGTTTACATGATCATTATATAGATACACAGCTCCATCGTAAGCAATTTTATGAACGCCTCAGCAAGCGTTTAGGTCTTAACTACGAGGTCCATGGCAAAGAAAAGGAGTTCGCAAAAAGCCTTTACATGCTCTTTCTTCCTTTTCAGGCTAAAGCGATACTGCACGCAGAGCGCCTTCATAAAGTACACGAAGTCGAGCAGAGACCTTCGCATCATAATCCTTGTACGACGGTATATCAGTTGGTGGCAGCTTTGAATAAGTGCTTGAAACAATAGGGGAAGAAAAATTCCAGGATAGAGCGAGTAAATAGAAAAAGGCAATGCCAGTTTCCCGGCAAAGCCTCCAGTGCAAAGTTATGTAATCTATTGAATTGCGCGGAATTTTCCCCGCGCGCGGGTTTTTGTTACCCGCACATCGCAAAATACCTCCGTACATCCCCAAAATCCCCCGCTAGGGCCACCCATTCCCTATCTTAGCCCCCAAACTAATCGATTCCAAGATATGAGAAAGCTTATCGGGTTTATGGCCCTGGGCGGTCTGTTGGTGGGTCAACAGCCGGTCTGGGCGCAAACGACGCCTGCTACTACGACTACTTCGAATTACGATCCGCATGATGCCTTTGGGCCGTTGTTGTATCCTTCTTTTGGGGATGACCAGCGGACCGCCGATGGGCGGCCGGGGGCGAAGTATTGGCAGAACAGCGCGGACTATCAGATCAATGCGCGCCTGGACGAGGTGAACCATGCCTTGTCGGGGACCGTGGTGGTGACGTATAAGAACAACAGCCCGAACGCGCTGCCTTTTGTGTGGCTGCAGATGGACCAGAATATTTATAGCCTGAAGTCGAGGGGCGTGGCGACCACGGACCTGAGCGGGGGGCGTTGGGCGAATAGGGACCAGTTTGACGGGGGGTATACCCTTCATTCGGTAGAGGTGGTGGATGCGACGACGGGGAAGGGCACGGCGGTGGATCCGCTGGTGTCGGATACCCGGATGCAACTGAAGCTTCCTTCGGAGTTGAAACCGGGGGGGACGCTGAAGCTGAAGATCGTGTATGACTTTAAGATCCCGGAATATGGGACGGACCGGATGGGCCGGATCGAGACCAAGAACGGCTGGATTTATGAGCTGGCGCAGTGGTACCCGAGGATGTGTGTCTATGACAACGTCCTGGGGTGGAATACGCAGCCGTATCTGGGGCAGGGGGAATTTTACCTGGAATACGGGACCATCGACTATGCGGTGAATGTGCCCGCGGATATGATCGTGGGTGGCTCCGGGGAGTTGGTGAACCCGAAGGAGGTGTTGACCCCGACGCAGCAAAAACGCCTGGCGGACGCAAGGGTGAGTGACAAGACGGTCATGATCCGGAGCGCGAACGAGGTGACGGATGCGAGCAGCCGCCCGGCTTCGGGACGGCTGACGTGGAAGTTCCATTGCGCCAACACCCGGGACGTGGCCTGGGCGGCGTCGAAGGCCTTTGTCTGGGATGCGGCGCGGATGAACCTGCCGAGCGGGAAAAAATCCCTTGCGGAGTCGCTGTACCCGGTGGAGAGTGTCGGGGATTCGGCCTGGGGGCGTGGTACGGAATATACCAAGGGGGCCATCGAGTTTTATTCCAAATACCTGTATGAGTTCCCTTACCCGAGCGCGACCAACGTTGGCGGCAGGGTAGGCGGGATGGAATACCCGGGGATCGTTTTTTGTAGTTATCGCTCGCGCATGCGGGGCCTTTGGGGGGTGACGAGCCACGAGTTCGGGCATACCTGGTTCCCGATGATCGTGGGGTCGAACGAACGCAAATATGCCTGGATGGACGAGGGCTTTAACACCTTTATCAACGGGGTGGCGGACTCGGCCTTTGACAACGGGGAATATTTCCGGCCGGTGAAAAGCCGGACGGGGATGGCCAGGGCGTATTTCGGGGTGGACCCGATGCTGACCCTTCCGGACGCGATGCGGAGCACGATGGCGTGGGGCACGCTGAGTTACAGCAAACCGGGCAGCGGTCTGGAACTGTTGCGCGAAGAGATCCTGGGTAAAGAGCGGTTTGACTATGCGTTCCGCTACTATGTGCACAACTGGGCGTTTAAACATCCGACGCCCTGGGACTTTTTCCATGCCATCGAGAACGCTTCGGGGGAAAACCTCGACTATTTCTGGAGGGGCTGGTTCCTGAACTCCTGGAAAATCGACTTTGCGGTGACCGGGGTGGAGTATGTAAAGAACGACCCGACCCAGGGGGCGAGCATCACCATCGAGTGTAAAGAGAAGTTACCCATGCCCGTTACCGTCGAAGTAACAGAGTCGAACGGGAATAAGGGCCGCGTTCAGTTGCCCGTGGAGATCTGGATGAAGGGTGGTGTGTGGAAGTTCCACTATTCGTCGACCAGCGCGTTGAGCCAGGTGACGATCGATCCGGATAACCGGTATCCGGATGTGGATCCGAACAATAATACCTGGAAGGCGCAATAAGTATAGCTTTCAGCATAGCAAGGGCCGCGGCGACACCGCGGCCTTTTTGCGTGCTAGAAGTACGTGGGGCAAGACATGTGCATGTCTTTTTTGTGCGAAAACGTCACCGTCAGCGACAACTCATGCGACCCCGTCTGATAATTCGACAACCCACTGGTCGTAAAATCATACGCATACCCAATCCGGAAATCGGGTGTCGCAAAAAACTCGACCATGAGCGCCGCCGCGTCGGAGGCAGACAACCCCGTAAGCGCCTTCGAGCTGCTGAGCATCTTGACCGCGCTCCGGTAGGAACCACCGACCCACAGCTTTTCATCCAACAGGAAAAGGTCATTGATGTCGAGGTTGGCGGGGCCTTTGAAATCATCCTTTAATAAAAAGGAGGGCTTCATCTTTACGCCGTCGGCGATGTTGACCATGCCGCCTGCCGTGAGGTAGAGGTTTGTGGTCTCCAGGAGGGACGTATAGGCGGCGCCGTCGGCGTAATAGACAGTGCGGGTATTATTGAGGGAAAAAAGATTCATCAGCGACCCACCTGCATAAAAGTCATTGGAATAATAAAAGACCCCGAAGTTGGCGTCGGGGACGATTTTCGTCCTCACGTCGACCTGGGGGAAAGAGGGGTCGTTGGGGTCGGAGTATTGGAGGACGGTTCCGTTGAGGCTGTATTGGGAGGCGACGGCGCCGATCCCGAAACAAAGCTTGTGGGGGTCGTCTTCGTCGTCGTTGAGGGCGATCCGGTAGGCGTAAAAACCGGTGAGGGAATAGTTTTGCTGGGGACCGAGCTGGTCGTAGAGAAACTGTATGCCGAGGCCGGTTTTGCCGGTGCCGGGGTCGGTCAGACCGTCAAGGGAGAGCACGGCCGTTTTGGGGGCCCCGGGAAAACCCGCCCATTGGTCCCGGAAGGCCGCGTTGAGCGTCGGGGCGCCGCGGTAACCGGCATAAGCGGGGTTCAGGCTGAGTCCGTTGAAGACGTACTGGCTGAACTGGATGTCCTGCTGGGCGGCAGCGGCGGTGGCAAGGGCCAGGAGTGGGACCGTCAGAAAGTTTCTCATTTGTGTAGGATTTCGATCCATCCTTTATAGGCTTGTTTGCCATGGATCGTGTTCAGAAGCAGTATATAATAGTAAGTGCCATCGCTGAGCTCATGGCCGTCCCAGTCATTGGCATAGTTGTCGGAGTGATAGACCTGGTTGCCCCAGCGGTTAAAGACCGTCAGCTGGGAATTGGGGTATTTGTCGAGGCCGACGATCAAAAAGCGGTCGTTTTTCCCGTCCCCGTTGGGGGAGACGGCGTTGGGGATGAACAAACCGCTTTCCTGCCAGATGGTATACGTGCTGACGTTGTTGGCAATATTGGGATCGGGCGTGGTCGCGGAGACCACGGCTGTGTTGACGGTGTTGTTGAGGACCTCCATCGGTACGTCAAAGGTCAACACCGCGCTGTCCATGGGGGCCATTAGGGGCATCTGCCAGCTGAGCGTACGGCCGGCCGGGTCGAAGTAGGGCGTCGCGCCGCTATAGTTGCCGGGGTCGCCCACGTTCGGGGAAAGCGTATCCGACACGACCACGTTCTGCGCTTGTGCGGGACCGTGATTGACGACGGTCACGGTATAGGTGACGGTGCTTTGGACGGAAAAGGGACCGGGATTCGCGGTCACGGTGACGGACAGGTCGGCCACCGGGTCGATCTCGCAGCGGGCGGTGACCAGCAAGGCAGGCGTTGCTCCTGATGCACAACCGGCGGAGGATAGCGCCTGGACCGTATACACGCCGGGCTGGGTAGCAGATAGGGTTCCCGCAGTATCCCCGGCCAGGACGTTGCCATCCAGGTACCAGCGATAGGCCGCCGCGGTACCGGGTGCGGCACTGATCGCCAAGGTGCGGCCGCCGCAAACGCTGGCGGGTTGCGGGCTTTGGAGGTCCGGAACGGGAGGTGCGGCCTGGACGTCCACAACGGTGGTCGTTTGGGCGGTGCAACCGTTCTGGCCGTTGATGGTATAGGTAATCGTATGGGTTCCTGCCGAGGCCGTAGCCACCAGCCCGTTACCATCCACCTGGCCGGACCATGTACCGCCTGGGATGCCGTCCGTTACCCGGAGCGTATCTCCCTGGCAGACGGGATGCGCGCCGTTGATCGGGTCGATGGTGGGTAAGGGCAGGATGGCGACCGGCATGGTGACCTGTGTGGTACAGCCGGCGGTCGTAACGGTATAGATCACCTGGGCCTGGCCGGCTTGGGTACCGGTTACCTTGCCGCCGCTGTCGATGCGGGCGATGGTATCGGGGACGATCGTCCAGTGGCCACCCGGGGTAACGTCCGAAAGGGTGGTACCGGCGCCCGCGCAAACCTGTGTGGACCCGCCGAGACCGGCCACGACCGGGTAGGGGTTGACCACGGCCACCGCTTTGGCGCCCTGGTCGGGCAGGCTGGGGCAGTATCCCACACCGGTGGCCGATACAAAGTAAGGCGTGGTCGCCATCAGGACCGGCGTCATCATTTTTTCCCCCGTATCCAAAAGGTGGGTCAGGGCCGAATCGGAGAACCAGCCAAACCTCGGCGATTTTATAACGGTGCTGGATGCCCGAAGAACGGCTTCGTGACCGGTGCAGACAGAGGGGGCCGACACGGTGATGTCTCCGGCGGTGGTGTGCGGAAGGAACGTCAGGCGGATGGAGTCGGCGGAGGTACAACCGATCTGGTTGGTGACGGAATACCGGATCCATACCTGGCCGGGGG
This region of Dinghuibacter silviterrae genomic DNA includes:
- a CDS encoding RloB family protein, with the protein product MSRIKKTDEKKPWAGKKLERDLSIKRQVKNTFLIYCEGANTEPEYFKAFPVNTETIVLAIGLGMSRSSLVKEIIRRVSEQGYLEGQPNFDEDRQIWCAFDRDDRGLPGEDEDFDEAVRLAREHSLHVAYSNDAFELWFCLHDHYIDTQLHRKQFYERLSKRLGLNYEVHGKEKEFAKSLYMLFLPFQAKAILHAERLHKVHEVEQRPSHHNPCTTVYQLVAALNKCLKQ
- a CDS encoding M1 family metallopeptidase, which gives rise to MRKLIGFMALGGLLVGQQPVWAQTTPATTTTSNYDPHDAFGPLLYPSFGDDQRTADGRPGAKYWQNSADYQINARLDEVNHALSGTVVVTYKNNSPNALPFVWLQMDQNIYSLKSRGVATTDLSGGRWANRDQFDGGYTLHSVEVVDATTGKGTAVDPLVSDTRMQLKLPSELKPGGTLKLKIVYDFKIPEYGTDRMGRIETKNGWIYELAQWYPRMCVYDNVLGWNTQPYLGQGEFYLEYGTIDYAVNVPADMIVGGSGELVNPKEVLTPTQQKRLADARVSDKTVMIRSANEVTDASSRPASGRLTWKFHCANTRDVAWAASKAFVWDAARMNLPSGKKSLAESLYPVESVGDSAWGRGTEYTKGAIEFYSKYLYEFPYPSATNVGGRVGGMEYPGIVFCSYRSRMRGLWGVTSHEFGHTWFPMIVGSNERKYAWMDEGFNTFINGVADSAFDNGEYFRPVKSRTGMARAYFGVDPMLTLPDAMRSTMAWGTLSYSKPGSGLELLREEILGKERFDYAFRYYVHNWAFKHPTPWDFFHAIENASGENLDYFWRGWFLNSWKIDFAVTGVEYVKNDPTQGASITIECKEKLPMPVTVEVTESNGNKGRVQLPVEIWMKGGVWKFHYSSTSALSQVTIDPDNRYPDVDPNNNTWKAQ
- a CDS encoding PorP/SprF family type IX secretion system membrane protein → MRNFLTVPLLALATAAAAQQDIQFSQYVFNGLSLNPAYAGYRGAPTLNAAFRDQWAGFPGAPKTAVLSLDGLTDPGTGKTGLGIQFLYDQLGPQQNYSLTGFYAYRIALNDDEDDPHKLCFGIGAVASQYSLNGTVLQYSDPNDPSFPQVDVRTKIVPDANFGVFYYSNDFYAGGSLMNLFSLNNTRTVYYADGAAYTSLLETTNLYLTAGGMVNIADGVKMKPSFLLKDDFKGPANLDINDLFLLDEKLWVGGSYRSAVKMLSSSKALTGLSASDAAALMVEFFATPDFRIGYAYDFTTSGLSNYQTGSHELSLTVTFSHKKDMHMSCPTYF